Proteins found in one Clostridiales bacterium genomic segment:
- a CDS encoding 30S ribosomal protein S6: protein MNKYELLYILSASLDDAAKDAAIQKISSIVTEAGGAIDKIDKWGVRKLAYPIKFKNEGYYVLMNFTGPAELPLEIARQIKISDDFLRHMLVRLD from the coding sequence TTGAACAAATACGAATTGCTTTATATTTTGTCGGCTAGTTTGGACGACGCGGCAAAAGACGCCGCAATCCAAAAAATTTCTTCAATTGTTACAGAGGCGGGCGGAGCCATTGATAAGATTGACAAATGGGGAGTAAGAAAACTCGCCTACCCTATCAAGTTCAAAAACGAAGGTTATTATGTCCTTATGAATTTTACGGGACCTGCCGAGTTGCCTTTGGAAATCGCCAGACAAATTAAAATTTCAGACGATTTTTTGAGACATATGTTAGTCAGATTGGATTAA
- the pckA gene encoding phosphoenolpyruvate carboxykinase (ATP) — protein sequence MNTYGIEKWGILNPLAVYRNLSPAELTELALETEDAKLIDNGALLVATGKYTGRSPHDRFIVDETSITNDIDWGAINKKISVDNFNRILAKITAYLSNREIFIFDGFVGADPKHRINIRVINEYASQNLFMYNMLIRPKKGELEGFEEDYTIICAPGLKLVPETDGVNSEAGIILSFEKKVILIAGSKYAGEMKKSVFSLMNYLLPKKGILSMHCSANVSLEDGSSALFFGLSGTGKTTLSADPKRGLIGDDEHGWSDEGIFNFEGGCYAKCIGLSEEKEPEIFRAIRFGAVVENVIVDQDRRPDYDDASITENTRASYPIEYIPNAVIPGVASHPKTIIFLTADSFGVLPPVAKLTKEQAMYYFISGYTSKLAGTERGIIEPQSTFSTCFGAAFLPLHASKYADLLGQKIEKHGSEVYLINTGWSGGAYGVGSRMSLKVTRSIVTAALNGDLADVEYEQEPYFGLFIPRSCPGVDAKLLNPINTWADKDAYIKTAKKLASDFVKNFEQYADIDPEIKNAGPKV from the coding sequence TTGAACACTTACGGCATTGAAAAATGGGGGATTTTAAATCCCTTAGCTGTTTATCGGAATTTATCGCCGGCCGAGCTGACAGAGCTTGCGCTGGAAACAGAAGACGCCAAGCTTATTGATAACGGCGCGCTCTTGGTCGCTACCGGCAAATATACAGGCCGCTCGCCCCATGACCGCTTTATTGTGGACGAAACGTCCATTACTAATGACATAGATTGGGGCGCAATCAACAAAAAGATTTCCGTAGATAATTTTAACAGGATTTTGGCCAAAATTACCGCTTATCTTAGCAACCGCGAAATATTTATTTTTGACGGTTTTGTGGGCGCCGATCCCAAGCACAGAATCAATATAAGAGTAATTAACGAATACGCTTCCCAAAACCTTTTTATGTATAATATGCTAATCCGTCCTAAAAAAGGGGAACTTGAGGGGTTTGAGGAAGATTATACTATCATATGCGCGCCCGGGCTAAAACTCGTGCCCGAGACGGACGGCGTTAATTCTGAAGCGGGAATTATCCTTAGCTTTGAAAAAAAGGTGATCTTGATAGCGGGGTCAAAATACGCGGGCGAAATGAAAAAGAGCGTGTTTTCTTTGATGAACTATCTCTTGCCCAAAAAAGGCATCCTGAGCATGCATTGCTCCGCCAATGTGTCGCTAGAAGACGGCTCTTCGGCGTTGTTCTTCGGGCTTTCGGGAACAGGCAAAACCACTTTGAGCGCCGACCCTAAAAGAGGCCTTATAGGCGACGACGAGCACGGCTGGAGCGACGAGGGCATATTTAACTTTGAGGGCGGCTGTTACGCAAAATGCATAGGATTGAGCGAGGAAAAAGAGCCCGAAATTTTTAGGGCGATTAGGTTTGGCGCGGTGGTTGAAAATGTTATAGTGGACCAAGACCGCCGCCCCGATTATGACGACGCTTCCATAACAGAAAACACCCGCGCGTCTTATCCTATAGAATATATACCCAACGCCGTAATCCCGGGAGTCGCCTCCCATCCCAAAACAATAATATTCCTAACGGCCGATTCGTTTGGAGTTTTGCCGCCTGTGGCCAAGCTTACCAAAGAACAAGCCATGTATTATTTTATCAGCGGTTATACGTCAAAACTGGCTGGAACCGAGCGCGGCATTATTGAGCCTCAATCCACTTTTTCCACTTGTTTTGGCGCGGCGTTTTTGCCTTTGCACGCCAGCAAGTACGCCGACCTTTTGGGCCAGAAGATAGAAAAACACGGCTCTGAAGTGTATTTGATTAACACCGGCTGGTCGGGCGGCGCTTACGGAGTGGGCAGCCGCATGAGCCTGAAAGTTACCCGCAGCATAGTGACGGCGGCCCTTAACGGCGACCTGGCCGATGTTGAATACGAACAAGAACCATATTTTGGATTGTTTATTCCAAGAAGCTGTCCGGGCGTGGACGCCAAGCTTTTAAATCCTATTAACACGTGGGCGGACAAAGACGCCTATATCAAGACAGCCAAAAAATTGGCGTCCGATTTTGTGAAAAATTTTGAGCAATATGCCGATATTGACCCTGAAATAAAAAACGCCGGGCCCAAAGTATAA